The following are encoded in a window of Pyxidicoccus xibeiensis genomic DNA:
- a CDS encoding SAM-dependent methyltransferase: protein MDPLELNRVPGINPQIPEASRIYDYTLGGTHNFEADRRAAEYLFSLLPSTPKWVRMLRTCLRTAARRMSMEGFEYWVDFGSGLPTEEHVHTVLSDARVLYSDINPLTIATAKHLLGNNPNVRYLECDLRQAGSFLQRPDVVDFLQGERRVAFGANGITVFLTAEENRRFFRALYDWAAPGSKLFTTFETKDPRLSTPQWEQFVGMFQRMGELFHLYSLPEYLDFCSPWTPDAEGVKTVREFLALPSGHITEEDREGVGVEFYAVVLEKR from the coding sequence ATGGACCCCCTCGAGCTCAACCGCGTACCCGGCATCAACCCCCAGATTCCGGAAGCATCCCGTATCTACGACTACACGCTGGGAGGCACGCACAACTTCGAGGCGGACCGGCGGGCCGCCGAGTACCTGTTCTCGCTGCTGCCCTCGACGCCCAAGTGGGTGCGGATGCTGCGCACCTGTCTGCGGACCGCGGCGCGGCGCATGTCCATGGAGGGCTTCGAGTACTGGGTGGACTTCGGCTCCGGCCTGCCCACGGAGGAGCACGTCCACACCGTGCTGTCCGACGCCCGCGTGCTCTACAGCGACATCAACCCGCTGACCATCGCCACGGCGAAGCACCTGCTCGGCAACAACCCGAATGTCCGCTACCTGGAGTGCGACCTCCGTCAGGCAGGGAGCTTCCTCCAACGGCCCGACGTCGTCGACTTCCTCCAGGGCGAGCGGCGCGTCGCCTTCGGTGCCAACGGCATCACCGTGTTCCTCACGGCCGAGGAGAACCGGAGGTTCTTCCGCGCCCTCTACGACTGGGCCGCGCCGGGCTCCAAGCTCTTCACCACCTTCGAGACGAAGGACCCGCGCCTGAGCACGCCCCAGTGGGAGCAGTTCGTGGGCATGTTCCAGCGGATGGGGGAGCTGTTCCACCTCTACTCCCTCCCCGAGTACCTCGACTTCTGTTCGCCGTGGACGCCCGACGCGGAGGGCGTGAAGACGGTCCGCGAGTTCCTCGCCCTGCCCTCCGGCCACATCACCGAGGAGGACCGCGAGGGCGTGGGCGTGGAGTTCTACGCCGTCGTCCTGGAGAAGCGGTAG
- the pbpC gene encoding penicillin-binding protein 1C, which produces MKPDTTTPPRPASRRRRVLRLCTRAAGVLALATAAFAVALWVAVVSSPFPVEELQARTGDSLRIHDARGQLLREVVNAEGERARWRALEDISPLLVKATIAVEDSRFHEHPGVDVRAVARAVTQAVRYRRVVSGASTLTMQLARRLRPHPRSLRGKLEEMLVALRLERAADKSTVLEQYLNRVPYGAGTIGVEAASQRYFGKPNTHLSLAEAALLAGLPQAPTTLNPLKDLERARVRQRTVLARMGATGIITEDEHTRALAEPLRLVGGDVPAAVTADTALHFTDYVVSLRPPSGDVRTTLDGDLQRELESLVRGHVDALSAGGVTNAAVVVLDNADCQLRAMVGSARYGDATSAGSVNGALARRQPGSALKPFTYALAFEGGDTPASVAADVETRYGEADGDLFTPKNYSGDYSGPVLMGEALGRSLNIPAIRVARRVGLKPLLTRLRDVGFTSLDAPASHYGLGLTLGNGEVTLLELAQAYAMFAREGLTCRATPFPHTVQEPRRAFSKEVAWLITDVLSDESLRMRGFGAGNALMLGFPVAVKTGTSTNWRDNWAVGYTPRFTVAVWTGDFSNRPLHGMTGATGAGPLFHKVMKRVARRADPTALPERVPPPEGIVEGKVCAHSGLLPTPSCPVHRRVRLPAAHVPSQPCPWHREVRLDARNGLLAGDKCPSEHVVKRAFAFLPPAYASWQASHGQESAPAAPTRYSPLCPEEGPVPGALVITWPRPGEVFVIEPGYTRRTQTLRLSAEVEPRLAEVTWLVDGRPVGRAAWPYDASWALQPGKHRLELAARGLRSEPVDIEVR; this is translated from the coding sequence GTGAAGCCTGACACCACGACTCCACCCCGCCCCGCCTCCAGACGGCGCCGCGTCCTCCGCCTCTGCACGAGGGCGGCGGGCGTCCTGGCCCTGGCCACCGCGGCCTTCGCGGTGGCCCTCTGGGTGGCCGTCGTCAGCAGCCCCTTCCCCGTGGAGGAACTGCAGGCACGCACCGGCGACTCCCTGCGCATCCACGATGCGCGAGGCCAGTTGCTGCGCGAGGTGGTGAATGCGGAGGGCGAGCGCGCGCGCTGGCGTGCCCTGGAGGACATCTCTCCCCTGCTCGTGAAGGCCACCATCGCCGTGGAGGACTCGCGCTTCCATGAGCATCCCGGCGTGGACGTGCGCGCGGTGGCGCGCGCGGTGACGCAGGCGGTGCGCTACCGGCGCGTGGTGTCCGGCGCCTCCACGCTGACGATGCAGCTGGCGCGGCGCCTCCGTCCGCACCCGCGCTCGCTGCGCGGCAAGCTGGAGGAGATGCTCGTGGCGCTGCGGCTGGAGCGTGCGGCGGACAAGTCCACCGTGCTGGAGCAGTACCTCAACCGCGTGCCCTACGGCGCGGGCACCATCGGCGTCGAGGCCGCCAGCCAGCGCTACTTCGGCAAGCCCAACACGCACCTCAGCCTCGCCGAGGCCGCGCTGCTCGCCGGGCTCCCCCAGGCCCCCACCACCCTCAATCCCCTGAAGGACCTCGAGCGCGCCCGCGTCCGCCAGCGCACCGTCCTGGCCCGCATGGGCGCCACCGGCATCATCACCGAGGACGAGCACACCCGCGCCCTCGCGGAGCCCCTGCGCCTCGTCGGCGGCGACGTCCCTGCCGCCGTCACCGCTGACACGGCGCTGCACTTCACGGACTACGTCGTGTCCCTGCGCCCGCCCTCCGGCGACGTGCGCACCACCCTGGACGGCGACCTCCAGCGGGAGCTGGAGTCCCTCGTGCGCGGGCACGTGGACGCCCTGTCCGCGGGCGGCGTGACGAACGCCGCCGTGGTGGTGCTGGACAACGCGGACTGTCAGCTCCGCGCCATGGTCGGCTCCGCCCGCTATGGCGACGCAACGTCCGCGGGCTCCGTGAACGGGGCCCTGGCGCGGCGCCAGCCCGGCTCGGCGCTCAAGCCCTTCACCTACGCGCTCGCCTTCGAGGGCGGCGACACGCCTGCCTCCGTGGCGGCGGACGTGGAGACGCGCTACGGCGAGGCGGATGGCGACCTCTTCACGCCGAAGAACTACTCGGGCGACTACTCCGGCCCCGTGCTGATGGGCGAGGCGCTGGGCCGCAGCCTCAACATCCCCGCCATCCGCGTGGCCCGCCGCGTGGGCCTGAAGCCCCTGCTCACCCGGCTGCGCGACGTGGGCTTCACCTCGCTGGATGCGCCCGCGTCGCACTACGGCCTGGGCCTCACCCTGGGCAATGGCGAGGTGACGCTGCTGGAGCTGGCCCAGGCGTACGCGATGTTCGCCCGCGAGGGCCTCACCTGCCGCGCCACCCCCTTCCCCCATACCGTGCAGGAGCCGCGACGCGCCTTCTCGAAGGAGGTGGCCTGGCTCATCACCGACGTGCTCTCCGACGAGTCCCTGCGCATGCGTGGCTTCGGCGCCGGCAACGCGCTGATGCTCGGCTTCCCCGTCGCCGTGAAGACGGGCACCAGCACCAACTGGCGTGACAACTGGGCCGTGGGCTACACGCCGCGCTTCACCGTGGCGGTGTGGACGGGGGACTTCTCCAACCGCCCGCTGCACGGGATGACCGGAGCCACCGGCGCCGGCCCCCTCTTCCACAAGGTGATGAAGCGCGTGGCGCGCCGCGCGGACCCCACCGCCCTCCCGGAGCGGGTGCCTCCACCGGAGGGCATCGTCGAGGGCAAGGTGTGCGCACACTCCGGACTGCTGCCCACCCCGTCCTGCCCGGTGCATCGGCGCGTGCGGCTGCCGGCGGCGCACGTGCCATCCCAGCCCTGCCCCTGGCACCGCGAGGTGCGCCTGGACGCGCGCAACGGCCTGCTGGCCGGGGACAAGTGCCCCTCCGAGCACGTGGTGAAGCGCGCCTTCGCGTTCCTTCCCCCCGCGTACGCCTCCTGGCAGGCCTCGCACGGGCAGGAGTCCGCCCCGGCCGCGCCCACGCGCTACTCCCCCCTGTGCCCGGAGGAGGGCCCCGTGCCCGGAGCGCTCGTCATCACCTGGCCTCGCCCGGGTGAGGTCTTCGTCATCGAGCCCGGCTACACCCGCCGCACCCAGACGCTGCGACTGAGCGCGGAGGTGGAGCCCCGGCTCGCGGAGGTGACCTGGCTGGTGGACGGCCGTCCCGTGGGCCGCGCCGCATGGCCCTATGACGCTTCCTGGGCCCTCCAGCCAGGGAAGCACCGACTGGAGCTGGCGGCCCGGGGACTGCGAAGCGAGCCGGTGGATATCGAGGTGCGATGA